A genome region from Sphingobacteriaceae bacterium GW460-11-11-14-LB5 includes the following:
- a CDS encoding histidine kinase, whose amino-acid sequence MKSVKHLLDTKQVRIISVSENISVLDALKVMTEKNISAVLVMENDRLHGIFTERDYARKIILQGKSSKDTLIKEAMTASPITINLSDSIDYCMELMTDKHIRHLPVVENNEVKGMVSIGDVVKFIIADQKQTISQLESYISG is encoded by the coding sequence ATGAAAAGCGTAAAACACTTGTTAGATACCAAACAGGTACGAATTATCTCGGTATCAGAAAATATTTCTGTTTTAGATGCCTTAAAAGTAATGACAGAAAAGAACATCAGCGCGGTATTGGTCATGGAAAACGACCGGCTGCATGGCATTTTTACGGAACGCGATTACGCCCGGAAGATTATTCTTCAGGGTAAATCATCAAAAGATACCCTGATTAAAGAAGCCATGACGGCCAGCCCGATCACCATTAATTTAAGCGACAGTATTGATTATTGCATGGAGCTGATGACCGATAAACACATCCGTCATTTACCTGTTGTAGAAAATAACGAAGTAAAAGGAATGGTTTCCATCGGGGATGTGGTGAAGTTTATCATTGCTGATCAGAAACAGACCATTTCGCAGCTGGAAAGCTATATTAGCGGCTAA
- a CDS encoding adenosylhomocysteinase has translation MSSVETTYIPYKVKDISLAEWGRKEIGLAEAEMPGLMSLRKEFGPTQPLKGARIAGCLHMTIQTAVLIETLTALGAEVTWSSCNIFSTQDHAAAAIAAAGIQVYAWKGLNEEEFDWCIEQTLHFGPEQQPLNMILDDGGDLTNMVFDKYPELIAAIKGLSEETTTGVHRLYERMKNGTLHLPAINVNDSVTKSKFDNKYGCRESLVDAIRRATDVMMAGKVAVVCGYGDVGKGSAESLSSQGVRVIVTEIDPICALQAAMEGYEVKKLATAIKEADIVVTTTGNCDIVREQHFRALKDKAIVCNIGHFDNEIDMAWLNGAYGDTKVEIKPQVDKYTIDGKDVIILAEGRLVNLGCATGHPSFVMSNSFTNQTLAQLELWTNTAAYENKVYTLPKHLDEKVARLHLEKIGVELDVLDQHQADYIGVPVEGPFKADTYRY, from the coding sequence ATGTCATCAGTAGAGACAACTTATATCCCTTACAAAGTTAAGGACATTTCACTGGCAGAATGGGGCCGTAAAGAAATCGGATTAGCCGAAGCAGAAATGCCAGGTTTAATGAGTTTACGTAAAGAATTCGGTCCAACACAACCGTTAAAAGGTGCGCGTATTGCAGGTTGTCTGCACATGACCATCCAAACGGCTGTATTAATCGAAACATTAACTGCACTGGGTGCTGAAGTTACCTGGTCATCTTGCAATATTTTTTCTACTCAGGATCATGCTGCTGCTGCAATTGCTGCTGCTGGTATTCAGGTTTATGCCTGGAAAGGTTTAAATGAAGAAGAATTCGACTGGTGTATTGAGCAAACTTTACACTTCGGTCCGGAGCAACAACCATTAAACATGATTTTGGATGATGGTGGCGATTTAACCAACATGGTTTTTGATAAATATCCTGAGCTAATTGCAGCCATTAAAGGTTTATCAGAAGAAACCACTACTGGTGTTCACCGTTTGTACGAAAGAATGAAAAACGGAACATTGCACTTACCTGCAATTAACGTGAACGATTCGGTAACCAAATCTAAATTTGATAACAAATACGGATGTCGTGAGTCATTGGTTGATGCGATCCGTCGTGCAACTGATGTAATGATGGCTGGTAAAGTGGCTGTGGTTTGCGGTTATGGCGATGTGGGTAAAGGTTCTGCAGAATCATTAAGCTCACAAGGTGTACGTGTTATTGTAACTGAAATTGATCCAATCTGTGCTTTACAGGCTGCAATGGAAGGTTATGAAGTGAAAAAATTAGCTACTGCAATTAAAGAAGCAGATATTGTGGTAACCACGACTGGTAACTGTGATATCGTTCGCGAACAACACTTCAGGGCATTAAAAGATAAAGCGATTGTTTGTAACATCGGTCACTTCGATAACGAAATCGATATGGCTTGGTTAAACGGTGCTTATGGCGATACTAAAGTAGAAATTAAACCTCAGGTTGATAAATATACCATTGATGGTAAAGATGTGATCATCTTAGCTGAAGGTCGTTTGGTTAACTTAGGTTGCGCAACTGGTCACCCAAGTTTTGTAATGAGTAACTCATTCACCAACCAAACTTTGGCTCAGTTAGAGCTTTGGACCAACACTGCTGCTTACGAAAACAAGGTTTATACTTTGCCTAAGCATTTAGATGAAAAAGTTGCCCGTTTACACTTAGAAAAAATCGGTGTAGAACTAGATGTTTTGGATCAACACCAGGCTGATTATATCGGTGTACCGGTAGAAGGTCCGTTCAAAGCAGATACTTACAGGTATTAG
- a CDS encoding polysaccharide deacetylase, with amino-acid sequence MKLSKSLLLTIFGICFLSIEIFGQNFDDVKRYKVNFAVATHAGQKLIGLRSFTANNQKYLLLVDPETLDTKIDLASNYTTSSLQFQNVLAIFKNTAYIKSIEAAAAKDLQLQNAGIDHAIPNEKGITLTIDLCPSHKALDRIIFQSVFDEFKKIEQPAPLAISVSGKWMLKHQDDLNWLKSLVAKKELNITWVNHTYNHEVNKLPLAENFLLASGTNLDVEVLENEKLMIRNGLTPSVFFRFPGLVSDQAILEKIEAYGLIPIGSDAWLAKGQQPNAGSIVLIHGNGNEEIGVKDFIQLLKTRQADVKNKQWLLFDLRQGLEKEFE; translated from the coding sequence ATGAAGTTATCTAAATCTTTGCTCCTCACTATTTTTGGTATTTGTTTTTTAAGCATTGAAATTTTTGGACAGAATTTTGATGATGTTAAACGTTACAAAGTAAATTTTGCGGTTGCCACTCATGCTGGCCAAAAACTGATCGGGCTTAGAAGTTTCACCGCAAATAATCAAAAGTATTTACTGTTGGTTGATCCTGAAACTTTAGATACAAAAATCGACTTGGCGAGTAATTACACGACAAGTAGTTTACAGTTTCAGAATGTATTGGCCATTTTTAAAAATACGGCCTACATTAAATCAATCGAAGCCGCAGCAGCTAAAGATTTACAGCTCCAAAATGCAGGGATCGATCATGCCATTCCGAATGAAAAGGGCATAACCTTAACCATCGATCTTTGTCCATCGCATAAAGCTCTCGACAGGATTATTTTTCAATCTGTTTTTGATGAATTTAAAAAGATAGAACAGCCTGCGCCACTCGCAATTTCGGTTTCAGGTAAATGGATGTTAAAACACCAGGATGACCTGAACTGGCTGAAAAGTCTGGTTGCGAAAAAAGAACTGAATATTACCTGGGTAAACCATACCTACAACCACGAGGTGAATAAGTTACCCTTAGCTGAAAACTTTCTATTGGCCTCAGGTACTAATTTAGATGTAGAAGTATTGGAAAACGAGAAACTGATGATCAGAAATGGCCTGACACCTTCTGTATTTTTTCGTTTTCCAGGTTTGGTATCAGATCAGGCTATTTTAGAAAAAATTGAGGCCTATGGATTAATCCCGATTGGAAGCGATGCCTGGCTGGCCAAAGGACAACAGCCAAATGCAGGTAGCATTGTATTGATCCACGGCAACGGAAATGAAGAAATCGGCGTGAAAGATTTTATCCAGTTATTAAAAACCAGGCAGGCAGATGTGAAAAACAAACAATGGCTGCTGTTCGATTTACGACAGGGTTTGGAAAAGGAATTTGAATAA
- a CDS encoding glycosyl transferase family 2 translates to MDLFFRILKFGLTGFLGMAIDFGATWLCKEKIKINKYIANAIGFTLAVTNNYLINRVWTFQSTNSHWGTEFSKFLVVSLIGLGLNTFIIYLFHQRKNGTNFYVAKFFAIVIVFVWNFLANMLFTFR, encoded by the coding sequence ATGGATTTATTTTTCCGCATCTTAAAATTTGGATTAACAGGTTTCCTCGGAATGGCAATCGATTTCGGTGCAACCTGGTTATGTAAGGAGAAAATCAAGATAAACAAATACATCGCTAATGCAATCGGTTTTACCTTGGCGGTAACCAATAACTACCTCATTAACCGCGTATGGACATTCCAAAGCACCAATAGTCATTGGGGAACGGAATTCAGCAAGTTTTTAGTGGTGAGTTTAATTGGTTTGGGGCTAAACACCTTTATCATTTACCTCTTCCATCAAAGGAAAAATGGCACTAATTTTTATGTGGCTAAATTTTTTGCGATTGTAATTGTTTTCGTGTGGAATTTCTTGGCGAATATGCTGTTTACGTTTAGGTAA
- a CDS encoding glycosyl transferase, whose product MNPKDTRLYKILIALIVAVSTLALFGGVMEPDSALYASIAKNMVLRNDWVNIYVRGADWLDKPHLTFWLAAASFKIFGITAFAYKLPSFLFGLWGAWYVYKLAKDIYSEKTGLMSALIFLSSLHILISTFDVRAEVYITTFTLAAIYHYYKAHQSTFWHIVAGSFFAACAIMIKGIFVLIPVFGGFIIYWLLTRQFKQLLKLKWWLAIILIFIFIIPELYTLYVQFDLHPEKVVFGKTGVSGLKFFFWDSQFGRFFNNGPIKGKGDISFFLHTTLWAFLPWSVLFYAAVVNLFKKKNRIDLPAESIMIWTSAAITFLLFSLSKFQLPHYILIILPQFAIITALYLQKLEGNALKVFWYTQGVILLILLVCLIGIGYYSGFNFGYYIIAFPLVGSILGIFRKIGLQSLIIRSVVVAATIMIFLSAFFYPSVLKYESGMQAGIWLKENYPKAKAAVLMYPDAYSFDFYANGEPKYFWSYEDLNQSKDEKDLIIYTPASELGRLKTEYHAEVLKSFEYYHITKLTGKFINAKTRPQVLEQFYLVKIH is encoded by the coding sequence ATGAACCCGAAGGACACCAGATTATATAAAATATTAATTGCGCTAATTGTAGCGGTGAGTACCTTGGCACTTTTTGGTGGCGTAATGGAACCCGATTCGGCACTTTACGCTTCTATCGCCAAAAATATGGTGCTGAGGAACGATTGGGTAAATATTTATGTACGTGGTGCCGATTGGTTAGACAAACCACATTTAACCTTTTGGCTGGCAGCTGCATCTTTTAAAATCTTCGGCATTACCGCTTTTGCATACAAACTTCCTTCTTTTTTGTTCGGATTATGGGGTGCCTGGTATGTTTACAAACTCGCAAAAGATATTTATAGCGAAAAAACAGGGTTAATGAGTGCGCTGATTTTTTTAAGTTCCCTGCATATCCTCATTTCCACTTTTGATGTCCGCGCAGAGGTTTATATCACCACCTTTACCCTGGCGGCTATTTATCATTATTACAAAGCACATCAGAGCACTTTCTGGCACATTGTTGCAGGTTCTTTTTTCGCGGCCTGTGCCATTATGATTAAAGGCATATTTGTATTGATTCCTGTTTTTGGAGGTTTTATTATTTACTGGTTATTAACCCGTCAGTTTAAACAGCTGTTGAAATTAAAATGGTGGCTGGCCATTATACTGATTTTCATTTTTATCATTCCGGAGTTATATACTTTATATGTACAGTTTGATTTACACCCGGAGAAAGTGGTATTCGGAAAAACCGGCGTTTCGGGCTTAAAATTTTTCTTCTGGGATAGCCAGTTTGGTCGCTTTTTTAATAACGGTCCAATAAAAGGTAAAGGGGATATTTCATTCTTTTTGCATACTACCCTTTGGGCATTTTTACCCTGGTCGGTATTGTTTTATGCGGCGGTGGTAAATCTTTTCAAAAAGAAAAACCGTATTGATTTACCTGCTGAAAGCATCATGATCTGGACCAGTGCAGCGATTACTTTTCTGTTGTTTTCATTGTCCAAATTTCAGTTACCACATTATATCTTGATTATTCTGCCACAGTTTGCCATCATAACGGCTTTGTATTTGCAAAAGTTGGAAGGCAACGCCCTAAAAGTATTTTGGTATACACAGGGTGTAATATTATTAATCTTATTGGTCTGCTTAATCGGTATTGGCTATTATTCAGGCTTCAATTTTGGCTATTATATCATTGCATTTCCACTTGTGGGTTCAATTCTGGGGATTTTCCGTAAGATAGGCCTACAATCGCTTATAATCAGGAGTGTAGTTGTTGCAGCAACAATCATGATTTTTCTCTCGGCATTTTTCTACCCATCGGTTTTGAAATATGAATCTGGCATGCAGGCAGGGATCTGGTTAAAAGAAAATTATCCGAAGGCCAAAGCTGCAGTATTGATGTATCCTGATGCGTATTCTTTCGATTTTTATGCCAATGGCGAACCCAAATATTTCTGGAGCTACGAGGATCTCAACCAATCGAAAGATGAAAAGGATCTGATTATCTATACTCCGGCATCAGAACTGGGAAGATTAAAAACAGAATACCATGCCGAAGTGTTAAAATCTTTTGAATATTACCACATCACAAAGCTTACTGGAAAATTTATCAATGCCAAAACTCGTCCACAGGTTTTAGAGCAGTTTTATTTGGTTAAAATACATTAA
- a CDS encoding pyridoxine 5'-phosphate synthase, with the protein MTKLSVNINKIATLRNSRGGNNPDLVKVALDCERFGAQGITVHPRPDERHIRYQDVYDLKAVIATEFNIEGNCKEDKFVDLVLANKPAQVTLVPDAEGQITSNHGWDTLKHKDYLREMVGVFQKEGIRVSIFVDPQVEMVEGAVETGTDRIELYTEAYAHNYFADREKAIVSYIAAAHHANKLGLGINAGHDLDLHNLHYFAQSIPGLLEVSIGHALISDALYLGLETTIQKYLQQLA; encoded by the coding sequence ATGACAAAGTTATCGGTTAATATCAATAAAATTGCTACACTCCGCAATAGCCGTGGTGGTAATAATCCTGATCTGGTTAAGGTTGCATTAGATTGCGAACGTTTCGGCGCGCAGGGAATTACGGTGCATCCGCGCCCGGATGAACGCCATATCCGTTATCAGGATGTTTACGATTTAAAAGCAGTTATTGCTACTGAATTTAATATTGAAGGAAATTGTAAGGAAGATAAATTTGTTGACCTGGTTTTGGCCAATAAACCCGCCCAGGTGACTTTAGTGCCCGATGCTGAAGGTCAGATTACTTCAAATCACGGTTGGGATACCCTAAAACATAAAGATTACCTGAGAGAAATGGTAGGTGTTTTCCAGAAAGAAGGCATACGTGTTTCTATTTTTGTTGATCCGCAGGTAGAAATGGTTGAAGGTGCTGTAGAAACCGGGACAGACCGGATTGAGTTGTACACGGAGGCCTATGCACATAATTATTTTGCCGACCGCGAAAAAGCAATTGTAAGTTATATTGCTGCAGCGCACCATGCCAATAAACTAGGCTTGGGAATTAATGCGGGGCACGATCTCGATTTACATAACCTGCATTATTTCGCACAAAGTATCCCGGGATTATTGGAAGTTTCAATTGGTCATGCTTTAATTAGCGATGCGCTTTATTTGGGGCTGGAAACTACCATTCAGAAATATTTACAACAGCTGGCTTAG
- a CDS encoding EamA family transporter: MLKGILLVFFGACSFGILSTFVKLAYHEGYTLGDVTGAQAFFGAVILWMLFFFQRRTASYKAKAIVPQTPWWKMVLAGTCTGLVSIFYYQCVKLVPNSVAIILLMQFIWMSILMEYLIFKKKPTGLQLFAILLVLGGTVLASGMAETSIESMDLKGIGFGLLAAICYAGFLLLSGRIGNEYAPLQKSALMITGACILIFIIFPPTFLYNGALNGSLLKWGLIISVFGTVIPPLFFAEGVPRIGTAMSSILSAAELPVAVMMAGFVLQEQVSFLRWIGVVVILSAMVLPNLKYLKKGRGWEG, translated from the coding sequence ATGTTAAAAGGAATTCTCCTTGTTTTTTTTGGTGCCTGTAGTTTTGGCATCCTTTCTACTTTTGTTAAACTGGCCTATCACGAGGGTTATACTTTAGGCGATGTTACCGGGGCGCAGGCTTTTTTCGGGGCTGTAATTTTATGGATGCTGTTTTTCTTTCAGCGTAGAACCGCCAGTTATAAAGCCAAAGCGATTGTGCCCCAAACACCCTGGTGGAAAATGGTGTTAGCCGGAACCTGTACAGGCTTAGTCAGCATCTTTTACTATCAATGTGTAAAACTTGTACCCAACTCTGTTGCCATTATTTTGCTGATGCAGTTTATCTGGATGAGTATTTTAATGGAATACCTCATTTTTAAAAAGAAACCTACGGGTTTACAACTTTTTGCCATTTTATTGGTTTTGGGTGGAACGGTTTTAGCGAGCGGAATGGCCGAAACAAGTATCGAAAGCATGGATTTAAAAGGTATAGGTTTTGGCTTATTGGCCGCAATCTGTTATGCCGGCTTTTTGTTGCTAAGTGGCAGAATCGGAAACGAATATGCTCCATTGCAAAAAAGCGCCCTGATGATTACCGGTGCCTGCATCCTCATCTTTATTATTTTTCCACCAACATTTTTATACAACGGTGCTTTAAACGGAAGTTTATTGAAATGGGGATTAATCATCTCAGTTTTCGGCACGGTAATTCCACCTTTATTTTTTGCTGAAGGTGTACCCAGAATTGGGACAGCCATGAGTTCGATATTAAGTGCTGCAGAATTGCCTGTTGCTGTAATGATGGCTGGTTTTGTATTGCAAGAGCAGGTATCGTTTTTAAGGTGGATTGGTGTGGTGGTAATTTTATCGGCGATGGTTTTGCCAAATTTAAAATATTTGAAAAAAGGTAGAGGGTGGGAAGGTTGA
- a CDS encoding glycine dehydrogenase (aminomethyl-transferring), producing MSLNIHYKEDFQNRHIAPNEADTAEMLQTVGVNSIDELIEQTVPTAIRLKQPLNLPAAKSETEYLGALKQTSLLNKVFKSFIGQGYYDTITPGVILRNVFENPGWYTQYTPYQAEIAQGRLQALLNFQTMVIDLTGMEIANASLLDEGTAAAEAMFMQYSLRKNQGAKKFFVSALLFPQTIDILKTRANPYGIELVIGSHLDFVATEDFFGAIVQYPAGNGEVFDYKDFASALHNQNIKLTVVADILSLTLLTPPGEWGADVVVGTTQRLGIPMGFGGPHAAFFATKEEYKRNIPGRIIGVTIDSHGDYALRMALQTREQHIRRDKATSNICTAQALLAIMAGFYAAYHGPKGLKAIAERTHGLAISLASTLKGLGFEQLNSAYFDTIRFDLGDLKGGIHSGCIDNEINLNYVGNVATISFDETSTFEDVALIAKIFAKVKAIAADQVEVAENVETVIPSALQRTSAYLTHPIFNAHHSEHEMLRYIKSLEAKDLSLCHSMIALGSCTMKLNATAEMIPVTWSHFGRIHPFAPADQVLGYYSVFNELDKWLSEITGFAAMSLQPNAGAQGEYAGLMVIRAYHQDRGDFHRNVALIPASAHGTNPASAAMADMKIVVVKSLENGNIDVEDLKAKAELHKDNLSCLMVTYPSTHGVFEESIIEICETIHANGGQVYMDGANMNAQVGLTSPANIGADVCHLNLHKTFCIPHGGGGPGMGPIGVAKHLVPYLPGHAVVDIDKGKSISAVSSAPWGSASILIISHAYIAMMGAEGLTNATKYAILNANYMKARLEQHYPVLYSGAQGRCAHEMILDCRSFKAFGIEVTDIAKRLMDYGFHAPTVSFPVAGTLMVEPTESEPKHELDRFCDALIAIKNEITAVENGTLDKVDNPLKNAPHTVSVITANEWDHAYSRQTAAFPLPYVLARKFWPSVGRVNDSHGDRALICACPPIESYLEEIVP from the coding sequence ATGAGCTTAAATATCCATTACAAGGAAGATTTTCAAAATCGTCATATTGCGCCAAATGAGGCAGATACAGCCGAAATGTTGCAAACTGTTGGCGTAAATTCTATTGATGAGCTGATAGAACAAACTGTTCCGACGGCAATCAGGTTAAAACAGCCTTTAAACTTGCCTGCAGCGAAATCAGAAACTGAATATCTTGGTGCTTTAAAACAAACTTCATTGTTGAATAAAGTTTTCAAAAGCTTTATCGGACAAGGTTATTATGATACCATTACGCCGGGTGTAATTTTACGTAACGTATTCGAAAACCCAGGATGGTATACGCAATATACACCATATCAGGCAGAAATTGCTCAAGGTCGTTTACAGGCTTTGTTAAATTTCCAAACGATGGTTATCGATTTAACCGGAATGGAAATTGCCAATGCATCTTTATTGGATGAAGGTACTGCTGCTGCTGAGGCGATGTTTATGCAATATAGCTTGCGTAAAAACCAGGGGGCTAAGAAGTTCTTCGTTTCAGCATTGCTTTTCCCTCAAACGATTGATATTTTAAAAACACGTGCTAATCCTTACGGCATTGAACTGGTTATCGGAAGTCACTTAGATTTCGTAGCTACTGAAGATTTCTTCGGTGCAATTGTTCAATATCCGGCAGGAAACGGTGAGGTTTTCGATTACAAGGATTTCGCATCGGCATTGCACAATCAAAATATTAAATTAACGGTAGTTGCCGATATTTTAAGCTTAACCTTATTAACGCCTCCGGGCGAGTGGGGAGCTGATGTAGTGGTAGGTACTACCCAGCGTTTAGGTATACCAATGGGCTTTGGTGGACCACATGCTGCATTTTTTGCCACTAAAGAAGAATATAAACGTAATATCCCGGGTCGTATTATCGGTGTAACTATCGATAGCCATGGCGATTACGCTTTACGTATGGCTTTGCAAACCCGCGAACAGCACATCCGTAGAGATAAAGCAACCTCAAATATTTGTACTGCACAGGCATTATTGGCCATTATGGCTGGTTTTTACGCAGCTTATCACGGTCCGAAAGGATTAAAAGCGATTGCAGAACGTACACATGGTTTGGCCATCAGCCTCGCCTCTACCTTAAAAGGTTTAGGTTTTGAGCAGTTAAACTCAGCTTACTTCGATACCATTCGTTTCGATTTAGGTGATTTAAAAGGTGGTATCCATTCAGGATGTATCGATAACGAAATCAACTTAAACTATGTTGGTAATGTTGCAACCATTTCGTTTGACGAAACCAGCACTTTCGAAGATGTAGCTTTGATTGCTAAAATCTTTGCTAAAGTTAAAGCTATTGCTGCTGATCAGGTTGAGGTAGCAGAAAATGTAGAAACCGTTATTCCATCAGCTTTACAACGTACTTCAGCTTATTTAACACACCCAATTTTTAATGCGCACCATTCGGAACACGAAATGTTGCGTTATATCAAATCGTTAGAAGCAAAAGATTTATCACTTTGCCACTCGATGATTGCTTTGGGTAGCTGTACCATGAAATTAAATGCCACGGCAGAAATGATTCCGGTTACCTGGTCTCACTTCGGTCGTATACACCCATTTGCGCCCGCTGATCAGGTATTGGGTTACTATTCTGTTTTCAATGAGCTTGATAAATGGTTAAGTGAAATTACCGGTTTTGCGGCAATGAGTTTACAGCCAAATGCTGGTGCTCAGGGCGAATATGCTGGTTTAATGGTTATCCGCGCTTATCACCAGGATAGAGGCGATTTCCACCGTAACGTAGCCTTAATTCCTGCTTCGGCTCACGGAACCAACCCTGCTTCTGCAGCAATGGCTGATATGAAAATTGTTGTGGTTAAATCTTTAGAAAACGGTAATATCGATGTTGAAGATTTAAAAGCAAAAGCAGAATTACACAAAGATAACCTATCGTGTTTGATGGTAACTTATCCATCTACCCACGGGGTGTTCGAAGAAAGCATTATCGAAATTTGCGAAACCATCCACGCTAACGGTGGACAGGTTTATATGGATGGTGCAAACATGAATGCACAGGTAGGTTTAACAAGTCCGGCTAATATCGGTGCCGATGTTTGTCACTTAAACTTACACAAAACTTTCTGTATCCCTCACGGTGGTGGTGGTCCTGGTATGGGCCCAATTGGTGTGGCTAAACACCTGGTTCCTTACCTTCCTGGCCACGCTGTGGTTGATATTGATAAGGGAAAATCAATTTCCGCAGTTTCATCTGCACCATGGGGTTCGGCTTCAATCCTGATCATCTCTCACGCTTATATTGCGATGATGGGTGCTGAAGGTTTAACCAACGCTACGAAATATGCGATTCTAAACGCAAACTACATGAAAGCGCGTTTAGAGCAACATTATCCTGTACTTTATTCAGGCGCTCAGGGCCGTTGTGCACACGAGATGATTTTAGATTGCCGCTCGTTCAAAGCTTTCGGAATCGAAGTTACGGATATTGCAAAACGTTTAATGGATTACGGTTTCCACGCACCAACAGTATCATTCCCGGTTGCAGGAACTTTAATGGTTGAGCCTACAGAATCAGAGCCTAAACATGAGTTAGATCGTTTCTGTGATGCCTTAATCGCGATTAAAAACGAAATTACCGCAGTAGAAAACGGTACTTTAGATAAGGTTGATAACCCATTGAAAAACGCACCTCATACGGTTTCGGTAATTACCGCTAACGAATGGGATCATGCTTACAGCCGTCAAACAGCTGCGTTCCCGCTTCCTTATGTGTTAGCGCGCAAGTTCTGGCCTTCAGTTGGTCGTGTTAACGATAGTCATGGTGATAGGGCATTGATCTGTGCTTGCCCGCCAATTGAAAGTTACCTGGAAGAGATCGTACCTTAG
- a CDS encoding lipid-binding protein: MKLKISSIFLLVAVVALSAFKNPIKPVTYTVDAAKSTITWIGKKVTGSHNGTIALQSGTLAVNGKNVTGGTFTIDMNSIKDADGSAKLEGHLKADDFFGAAKFPTSTFVITKVAGSGANLTVTGNLTIKGITKPLSFPATVTVNADGTVSALAGKITVDRTKYDIRYGSKSFFDSIGDKAIDDNFELAVKLVAKK; this comes from the coding sequence ATGAAATTAAAAATTAGCTCAATTTTTTTATTAGTGGCAGTTGTAGCATTGTCAGCTTTTAAAAACCCTATTAAACCAGTAACTTATACTGTAGATGCAGCAAAATCGACCATTACCTGGATCGGTAAAAAAGTAACAGGTTCTCACAATGGAACAATCGCATTACAATCAGGTACTTTAGCCGTTAATGGTAAAAATGTAACTGGTGGTACTTTTACTATCGATATGAACTCTATCAAAGATGCCGATGGTAGTGCTAAATTAGAAGGTCACTTAAAAGCAGATGATTTCTTCGGTGCTGCTAAATTCCCAACTTCAACTTTTGTAATTACTAAAGTGGCTGGTTCAGGTGCAAACCTAACCGTAACAGGTAACTTAACCATCAAAGGCATTACTAAACCATTAAGCTTTCCTGCAACTGTAACTGTAAATGCAGATGGTACTGTTTCTGCTTTAGCCGGAAAAATCACTGTTGACAGAACTAAATATGATATCCGTTACGGTTCTAAATCATTCTTCGATAGCATTGGCGACAAAGCAATTGATGATAACTTCGAATTAGCTGTGAAATTAGTAGCAAAAAAATAA
- a CDS encoding MBL fold hydrolase has product MLQVHTLFEGTYSVDATKKFVPFDPAIHHFKDRPASLFINVQPFLVELNNDLVLFDTGLGFSDDHGELILHKNIRNAGFDPTDVTKVLMSHLHYDHSGGMIHKQGNDKVELSFPDAEYVINRGEWETAFSSTSSSYHTDIFDFVQRNAQLKFVEGDGALDETIAYEFTGAHCPNHQVFLLTEGKQKVFFGGDVLPEPEELVKNFIAKYDFDGRKAMELRKEFGKRAAEENWECLFYHGKSAATGFVDAVEGGFRIR; this is encoded by the coding sequence ATTTTGCAAGTTCACACCCTATTCGAAGGTACCTATTCTGTTGATGCAACAAAGAAATTTGTTCCTTTCGACCCAGCCATACATCATTTTAAAGACAGACCCGCATCGCTATTTATTAACGTTCAGCCTTTTTTAGTTGAACTGAACAATGACCTTGTTCTTTTTGACACAGGTTTAGGATTTAGTGATGACCATGGCGAACTCATTTTACACAAAAACATCCGTAATGCAGGTTTCGATCCTACTGATGTAACCAAGGTATTAATGTCGCACTTACATTACGATCACTCTGGCGGTATGATCCATAAACAGGGGAACGATAAAGTGGAACTTAGCTTTCCTGATGCAGAGTATGTAATAAACCGTGGCGAATGGGAAACTGCTTTTAGCAGTACCTCATCTTCTTATCATACCGATATTTTCGATTTTGTTCAGCGTAACGCACAATTAAAATTTGTAGAAGGCGATGGCGCATTGGATGAAACCATTGCTTACGAATTTACTGGCGCCCACTGCCCAAATCACCAGGTTTTCCTTTTAACTGAAGGCAAACAAAAAGTATTTTTTGGAGGCGATGTTTTGCCAGAACCTGAAGAACTGGTTAAAAATTTTATTGCCAAATACGATTTCGATGGCCGCAAGGCGATGGAATTACGCAAAGAATTTGGTAAAAGAGCTGCTGAAGAAAACTGGGAATGTTTATTTTACCATGGCAAAAGTGCCGCAACCGGCTTTGTAGATGCCGTTGAGGGTGGATTTAGGATAAGGTAG